In Natronospira bacteriovora, the genomic stretch CGGGACACCGGTGTCATGGAAAGAACCACTTCACCCGAGCGCGGCCGGCTCCATTCCTCGGCCGACAGTTGCCAGCTCTCGGCCATGGCCGACAGGGGCAACATCACCGCCATGACAAGCCCGGCTGCCGGCAGCAACCGTCCATGTGACCTTTCATTCATCCAGCGCCCTCCTCGCAGCTTCATCAAGCGGCGTCACCCGCGGTGAATCCCAACTTCCGTCAATCCGGTATTCCAGCCGCCCCATTCTGGACAGTGGGCCGCGAAAGACTTCGGAGATCACCAGCATGGCGGCCCCCACACCCACGCCGCCGGCGATGGCGCCCGCCACCGGCAGGGCCGAGCCAACCTGGGTTTCCACCCGCAGACGCTGATCATAGTCCCGACTGACGAGCCCCGTACGCCCGATCAGTTCCACATTGGCCACCGGCCCCTCCAGTTTCAGATTACCTGTAAAGGCATCCCCGTTGGCAAGCACGAAATCCCCATTGACCCGATCAAAGCGAAGGCCGCGTCCGAAAACATCCCGGAAATCACCATACAGGCGCCGTGGCAGGGCGGAAAAACTCAGCAGACCGAAAACCCGCCCGGCCCCCGGGTTGACTTCCCGCAGCTGGCCGGACCGCAGCTCCACACTCACCTGACCCAGCAGGGTTCTCAGGGCATCAGGCCCCGGGCTGCCTCGCCAGGAAACATTGCCTTCCAGCCGCCCGAAGCCGGCTTCGATGCCGGGCAGAAAGCCCAGGGCATCCATCGCGGCGGACACGTTCCGGCTTTCCACCTCGCCGCTCAACCGTCCTCGCTGCCCGCCGTCCGGATCCAGGCGCCAGCCGGCGGACATTTCCGCCGTCATGTCAGTGCCGCTGAGGCTGAAACGTTCGGTGATCACGCCGCCCGGCACCGCCATTACGGCAAGATCCATTGCGCCCAGCAGGCGGGAATCGCGCATCAGGGCGGTGACCTGGACGTCCAGGGAGGGAATGAACAGGGGGTTGAGCTCCACCGGGGCACCGGCGTCGTCCGCGGCCAGTGGACGCAGATTCAGGCGACTCAATGCCCCGCGGATCGTGGCCCGCTCACTGACAACATTCAAGGGAAGGCGCAGCTCGCCTTCGGCATCCTCGCCCTCCAGTTGCAGCCGCCAGTACTCATCCCGGCGCAGGAGATTCAGTGTCTGGTTCTCGAACTGCAGACGACCAGCGCGCAGATTGCCGACACGAAGATCAATGGCATCCAGCACCAATCCATCATCATCCGCTTCGGCTGCCACCGGCCAGTCCACCCGCAACCAGGCCACGCCATCCAGCTCGGCGATGTCGCCGGCAACGGAAATCCCGCTTTCGGGCAGCGCCACTTGCCGAGGCTGCCCCACATCCACATGCAGACCACGGACATGAGCGGCCCCTTCATCGGGGATGGCCACGTTCAGGCTCAGTGCCAGATCCGCGCCATAATCCACATCCACCCGGCTGTGACTGCTGCCCACCGGAAAACGAACCTGCAGCGGACGACGGGTTTCCGCCGTCTTGCCCGCCGGGGCGGGCATGGCAATGGCCAGTCCCTCCAGCTTGCTGTCCAGAATCACCTGGATGTCACCCTGCCCCGGCTCATTGGGCACCCGAACCTGTCCCCGCCACTGGAAATCACCCTCCAGCCAGTCCAGCATTCGGTAACCCGGCATAGCCGCCCGCAGGCGTTCGCTGTCGATCCCGCCCCGTAGCATGGCTACCGTTTCCCTTTCCGCATCCGGGGCGGCCTGTCGGCCACGACTGCCCGGATCAACCTGGACGTGGAAGGGGTGCCCCAGGTGACGACCGGTCAGCGCATCCGACCGCGCACCTTCCTCGGTAAAGCTCAGCTCACCACCCAGCTCGGAGATTTCCCCCGGCAGCCAGTCCACCTGTCCGTGGCCCGCGGCCAGTCTGGCGACCCCATCCAGCTGCAGTTCTGCGGCTTCTCTCAAGGGAATGTGCATGGCCAGTTCCAGGTCCACCTGCCCATCCAGCCGCACCGGTTCCAGGGGTGCCGCGAACCACTCGGCCAGAGGCGACTGACGCAGGAAGTCCAGGCCATCGGCCAGGCCGCCACTGGCCTGGCCCTCCAGCTCCAGTTCTGGCTCGCGCACGTCCGGGATTCGTGCTTCGGCACTCCTCAGACGATAGCCGGCAATGCGGCCGGAACGGGCGCGGATCGCCATGCCCGCCTGTTCGAAGCGCACCGCAGCACTCACCCCTTCCAGGGGCGGATAGCCCGGCTCGAAATCGACCCTGCCATCGTCGACATCGAATGTGACGAGAAAACGGCCCTCGTCATTTGCATAGGGAAAGGGCATTGCTGGACCGTCCACCAGTACTCGGCCGTTGCGGGCAACGCCGGCTTGAATGGCCTCATCCAGCCACGCCACGGTGGCCTCCGGCATGCGGCCAACCGGAAGATAGTCGGAGAGATTGTCACTGCGGGCTTCCGGAACGTCCGCCTCGAGTCGAATCCATACCGGCTGATCCGGCTGGATATCCAGACCGAGCTCGGCTGTCGCCCGAGCATCCCGATTGCGGGCCCGAATATCACTGGATACAAGACGCCAGCCCTCGCCCTGGCGTGACCAGTCCACGGTAGCCTGCATGCGCTCCGCCGACAGCCGCTCCCGAAACAGCTCGGGATAATCGAAATGCACCGGGCCGGCATCGATTTCCATGCGACCACCGTCCTGATTCAACCGCAGCCAGCCATTGACGCCGTCAAACCCCGGAATCCGCTCCCAACTCCGCATGCCGATTCCGGTCAGCCGCCCGCGCAGGGAAAAATCCTTTGGCTGGCCGTCTTCCAGGCGCACCTCCCCCAGCAGATCCCGAACCTCGCCCCGGGGCCGAAGACGGTCAAGCCACTGAATGACCGCCTGGTCATGGGCGGTGATTTCCTGCATCAGTGAGGCCAGATCCTGGATGCGGGCATAACGGAGATTGCCGCTGAGGTGCTGATCACGGCGACGCAGCTCCAGTTGCGAACTCGGCCAGCGGACACCCTGGGGACTCAGATCCAGCTGCCTTACCTGCAGGCGCCAGCCACCCCGCTCCGTCTCCCAGCGGATTCCTTCGAACACAAGGTGACGGGAGCCACTCTCGTCACCCACGGGACGAAGGGCGGGCTCGTCGAAGCGGGCTTCCAGGGCATCCAGCATCAGGTCACCCCGCAGAAGGGTCGCCGCCGCCCCGCTTCCACGCAGCTGAAGATCCGCGCGGATACCGCCCTGCAACGGGCGCAGTCGTTCCCACGAGAGCAGGTCGGAAAGCAGGCCCAACCGGGCCGCCTCGGTATCCAGATCCAGTTGCCAGTCCCAGTTCTCCGGATGCCGCGCATCGCCTTCGGCCAGCAGATCGATTCGCAGATGCCCGCCGATCTCCTCGGGCAACTGCAGTTCGCTGCGATAGTGATGCCGGTCGGCCCGCGAATGCAGCCGGGTATGGGCAATGCGCAGATCCCAGGGGCCCAGGTCGAGCACTTCATCCCGCAGGCGCAGTCGACTGTCTTCCACCCGATAATCGGCATTGGCAAGAATATCGGCCAGCACCACTCGCCAGTTCTGGTCACGGCTGTCCTGGCCGGCCGGGTCAAAGACCGCGAC encodes the following:
- a CDS encoding YhdP family protein encodes the protein MSSPPDIPLRQRIRRWLAAVLATLVIALAILVGLFRLLVPQISEYRDVIAQWAGDALGAPVEISEIDVRWRWLVPEVVLEDVIIRPEAEGVDPVQAGEIAIRVSPLDLIRPGPMRPGRVILRRGDFAVLRDREGRVRIPGVAVFDPAGQDSRDQNWRVVLADILANADYRVEDSRLRLRDEVLDLGPWDLRIAHTRLHSRADRHHYRSELQLPEEIGGHLRIDLLAEGDARHPENWDWQLDLDTEAARLGLLSDLLSWERLRPLQGGIRADLQLRGSGAAATLLRGDLMLDALEARFDEPALRPVGDESGSRHLVFEGIRWETERGGWRLQVRQLDLSPQGVRWPSSQLELRRRDQHLSGNLRYARIQDLASLMQEITAHDQAVIQWLDRLRPRGEVRDLLGEVRLEDGQPKDFSLRGRLTGIGMRSWERIPGFDGVNGWLRLNQDGGRMEIDAGPVHFDYPELFRERLSAERMQATVDWSRQGEGWRLVSSDIRARNRDARATAELGLDIQPDQPVWIRLEADVPEARSDNLSDYLPVGRMPEATVAWLDEAIQAGVARNGRVLVDGPAMPFPYANDEGRFLVTFDVDDGRVDFEPGYPPLEGVSAAVRFEQAGMAIRARSGRIAGYRLRSAEARIPDVREPELELEGQASGGLADGLDFLRQSPLAEWFAAPLEPVRLDGQVDLELAMHIPLREAAELQLDGVARLAAGHGQVDWLPGEISELGGELSFTEEGARSDALTGRHLGHPFHVQVDPGSRGRQAAPDAERETVAMLRGGIDSERLRAAMPGYRMLDWLEGDFQWRGQVRVPNEPGQGDIQVILDSKLEGLAIAMPAPAGKTAETRRPLQVRFPVGSSHSRVDVDYGADLALSLNVAIPDEGAAHVRGLHVDVGQPRQVALPESGISVAGDIAELDGVAWLRVDWPVAAEADDDGLVLDAIDLRVGNLRAGRLQFENQTLNLLRRDEYWRLQLEGEDAEGELRLPLNVVSERATIRGALSRLNLRPLAADDAGAPVELNPLFIPSLDVQVTALMRDSRLLGAMDLAVMAVPGGVITERFSLSGTDMTAEMSAGWRLDPDGGQRGRLSGEVESRNVSAAMDALGFLPGIEAGFGRLEGNVSWRGSPGPDALRTLLGQVSVELRSGQLREVNPGAGRVFGLLSFSALPRRLYGDFRDVFGRGLRFDRVNGDFVLANGDAFTGNLKLEGPVANVELIGRTGLVSRDYDQRLRVETQVGSALPVAGAIAGGVGVGAAMLVISEVFRGPLSRMGRLEYRIDGSWDSPRVTPLDEAARRALDE